A region of Sandaracinaceae bacterium DNA encodes the following proteins:
- a CDS encoding serine hydrolase domain-containing protein produces MGGEPRDRVRAEARRLLAAGVSGHVFPGGVACVSWRAPSGAEELVEACGGVLGLDPRARNGGEKVREATRYDLGTLTQSVVAVAALRLVAAGRLDLDAPVEKLVSDVRGGVLDGVTLRQLLSHRGGLARWGGLFLDVPHDVGSPAARRWLVSEAARRPLEPGEPELPSDLGYLIAGEAIARSAGEPLDVVVASQVLSPLGLEAQLGFPGALPTEKRAAHAREAAPTERCEWRGRLVRGQVHDENAVALGGVAGHAGLFGTAHAVALFGRAVVDVLRGRSDFLPRALLEASLADGQGALRLGWRVKDGARPACGRRMSAQSFGQLGFTGTSIWCDPELDVVVVLLTNRICPSRANEKIDGFRPAFHDGVLAALS; encoded by the coding sequence GTGGGTGGAGAGCCCCGAGACCGTGTCCGGGCCGAGGCCCGTCGGCTCCTCGCGGCGGGGGTGAGCGGCCACGTCTTCCCGGGCGGGGTGGCCTGCGTCTCCTGGCGGGCCCCGAGCGGGGCGGAGGAGCTCGTCGAGGCCTGCGGAGGGGTGCTCGGGCTCGATCCGCGGGCCCGCAACGGCGGCGAGAAGGTCCGCGAGGCCACGCGCTACGATCTTGGCACGTTGACCCAGTCGGTGGTCGCGGTCGCCGCTCTGCGCCTGGTCGCGGCGGGTCGCCTGGACCTGGACGCGCCGGTGGAGAAGCTCGTCAGCGATGTGCGCGGCGGCGTGCTCGACGGCGTGACCTTGCGCCAGCTCCTCTCGCACCGCGGCGGCCTCGCGCGCTGGGGTGGCTTGTTCCTCGATGTGCCGCACGACGTGGGGAGCCCGGCCGCCCGTCGTTGGCTCGTGAGCGAGGCGGCGCGTCGGCCCCTCGAGCCCGGCGAGCCGGAGCTGCCGAGCGATCTCGGCTACCTCATCGCGGGGGAGGCGATCGCGCGCAGCGCGGGCGAGCCGCTCGACGTCGTCGTCGCGTCGCAGGTGCTCTCTCCTCTCGGGCTGGAGGCGCAGCTGGGCTTCCCCGGCGCGCTCCCCACCGAGAAGCGGGCCGCGCACGCCCGTGAGGCGGCCCCGACCGAGCGCTGCGAGTGGCGAGGCCGGCTCGTGCGAGGGCAGGTGCACGACGAGAACGCGGTGGCGCTCGGCGGAGTGGCGGGCCACGCGGGCCTGTTCGGGACGGCGCACGCGGTCGCGCTCTTCGGGCGCGCGGTGGTGGACGTGCTGCGCGGGCGGAGCGACTTCCTCCCGCGGGCGCTCCTCGAGGCGTCCCTCGCCGACGGGCAGGGCGCGCTGCGGCTCGGCTGGCGGGTCAAGGACGGCGCGCGCCCCGCGTGCGGCCGCCGCATGAGCGCCCAGAGCTTCGGGCAGCTCGGCTTCACCGGCACGTCGATCTGGTGCGACCCGGAGCTGGACGTGGTCGTGGTGCTGCTCACCAACCGCATCTGCCCCAGCCGCGCGAACGAGAAGATCGACGGCTTCCGGCCCGCCTTCCACGACGGCGTGCTCGCGGCGCTCTCCT